Proteins from a genomic interval of Deltaproteobacteria bacterium HGW-Deltaproteobacteria-6:
- a CDS encoding 3-oxoacyl-ACP reductase, which yields MSIRFDERVAIVTGAGAGLGRSYALELAARGARVVVNDPGVLPDGSSRALKVVEEIREQGGRAVANCDSVADRDAAGKIVAAAMESFGRLDILINNAGILKDKSFLKMPLDDFEEVLRVHLLGAVYLTKAAFPIMQQAKYGRILLTTSTAGLYGNFGQTNYAAAKLGLVGLMNALKLEGAKYDITVNTIAPIAATGMAGGTFPAEIADRIKPELVASMVLYLVSDQCRSTGKILSAGGGYYSCVQMNEGSGVRFAAGAAVTLEQIAERFPEIIAMKDARYYENATENVLNILSSLVEK from the coding sequence ATGAGTATCCGCTTCGACGAGCGCGTCGCGATCGTCACCGGCGCAGGAGCCGGGCTCGGTAGAAGTTACGCGCTGGAACTGGCCGCACGCGGCGCAAGGGTGGTGGTGAACGACCCCGGTGTTCTCCCCGATGGATCATCTCGCGCACTGAAGGTGGTAGAAGAGATCCGTGAACAGGGCGGCCGCGCCGTTGCCAATTGCGACAGTGTGGCGGACCGTGATGCTGCGGGAAAAATCGTCGCCGCCGCTATGGAAAGCTTTGGGCGGCTGGACATTCTTATTAATAATGCGGGGATTCTCAAGGACAAGAGCTTTCTCAAGATGCCCCTCGACGATTTCGAAGAGGTGCTGCGGGTTCATCTTCTCGGTGCCGTCTATCTCACGAAGGCGGCTTTTCCGATCATGCAACAGGCAAAATACGGCAGAATCCTGCTGACCACTTCCACCGCCGGTCTTTACGGCAATTTCGGGCAAACCAATTACGCCGCGGCCAAGCTGGGCCTGGTCGGGTTGATGAACGCCCTGAAACTGGAGGGGGCAAAATACGATATCACCGTGAACACCATCGCCCCTATCGCCGCAACGGGAATGGCGGGCGGAACTTTTCCGGCGGAGATTGCCGACAGAATCAAACCCGAACTGGTGGCGTCGATGGTCCTCTATCTTGTTTCCGATCAATGCCGGTCAACTGGGAAGATTTTGTCCGCCGGGGGCGGTTACTATTCCTGCGTGCAAATGAACGAGGGAAGCGGTGTGCGCTTCGCAGCCGGCGCGGCCGTCACGTTGGAGCAGATTGCCGAACGGTTCCCGGAAATCATCGCCATGAAAGATGCGCGCTATTATGAAAATGCGACAGAAAACGTCCTCAACATTCTGTCCTCTCTTGTTGAGAAATGA
- a CDS encoding transcriptional regulator: MITLEKDFLKQIAHPAILADEEGHILMMNDPAESLLHSADLHSISSIAEIDPLFAKEEPEPSDGPRTIRIGKMARRIRVFPVGFDSKKKSRLYLFDMANILKLMDFDTFLDYIDVAIGIVDQDGVLEHLNNTLSKYIGVDAKEWIGRDLHELVEEHALSDAASLNALKAKKPMNTNVTYGSGITLQYQSIPFFDQHGKIRKVVSTGRDVTRMIQLESDLSSSETLKDQYYKRLNSLEVLLGRDKIVYSSEKMKRVAQVAVKAGKFDSPVFLWGESGVGKEMIAKMIHQSGNRSQGPFVGVNCSAIPSELLESEFFGYEEGAFTGAKKGGRKGLFDEAEKGTLFLDEISELPLGMQSKLLRVIQEHEYMRVGSNKTIPTDARIIASTNLSRDQLVDGVGFRRDLFYRLSVVPIHIPPLRDRRDDILPLIRFFLKTLNLKYGTNIRITNSLIPRFYHYDWPGNVRELKNVIERLLVVAGSDEVGDAEYDLVNQLEMKKTPEQEEDISIARLMPLKEAMEKVEEILFKRAYQESGSIEKTAELLGVNPSTIYRKINKGRVRLK; this comes from the coding sequence GTGATAACGTTAGAAAAAGATTTTTTAAAGCAAATCGCCCATCCGGCAATACTTGCAGACGAAGAGGGGCACATTCTGATGATGAACGACCCCGCGGAATCGTTGTTGCATTCTGCCGATCTCCATTCCATCAGCTCCATTGCTGAAATTGATCCCCTGTTCGCAAAAGAAGAGCCCGAACCGTCAGACGGACCGCGAACTATCAGGATCGGAAAGATGGCCCGGCGGATCAGGGTTTTTCCGGTCGGGTTTGACAGTAAGAAGAAGAGCCGTTTATATCTGTTCGATATGGCGAACATCCTGAAACTGATGGATTTTGACACCTTCCTGGATTATATCGATGTCGCGATCGGAATTGTGGATCAGGACGGGGTATTGGAGCATCTCAATAATACCCTGTCCAAATATATCGGGGTCGACGCCAAGGAATGGATCGGCAGGGACCTGCATGAACTCGTTGAAGAGCACGCGCTGTCGGACGCGGCCTCCTTGAATGCGCTGAAAGCGAAAAAGCCGATGAACACGAACGTCACTTATGGATCGGGAATAACCCTTCAGTATCAAAGCATCCCCTTTTTTGACCAGCACGGAAAGATCAGGAAGGTGGTCAGCACGGGACGGGACGTCACCCGGATGATCCAGCTGGAAAGTGACCTGTCCAGTTCGGAGACGCTGAAGGACCAGTATTACAAAAGATTGAACTCCCTCGAAGTCCTTCTCGGACGGGACAAGATCGTCTATTCCAGCGAAAAGATGAAGAGAGTGGCTCAGGTTGCGGTCAAGGCGGGCAAATTTGATTCGCCGGTCTTCCTCTGGGGGGAATCCGGCGTGGGTAAGGAAATGATCGCGAAGATGATCCACCAGTCAGGCAACCGGTCGCAGGGGCCGTTTGTCGGGGTCAACTGTTCCGCCATTCCTTCCGAGCTTCTGGAATCGGAGTTCTTCGGCTACGAGGAGGGAGCCTTCACGGGGGCAAAAAAAGGAGGACGCAAAGGCCTGTTTGACGAAGCGGAGAAGGGAACCCTCTTCCTGGACGAAATCAGCGAACTCCCCCTCGGGATGCAGAGCAAGCTCCTGCGGGTCATTCAGGAACATGAGTATATGCGCGTGGGATCCAACAAGACCATCCCAACGGATGCGAGAATCATCGCTTCGACCAACCTCTCCCGGGATCAGCTTGTGGACGGGGTCGGATTCCGACGCGACCTCTTCTATCGCTTGAGCGTTGTCCCGATCCATATTCCGCCGCTGAGGGACCGGCGCGATGATATTCTGCCGCTGATCCGCTTCTTTCTGAAAACCTTGAACCTGAAGTACGGAACCAACATCAGAATCACCAACTCGCTGATTCCCCGTTTCTACCATTACGACTGGCCCGGCAACGTACGGGAGCTGAAAAACGTCATCGAGAGGCTGCTCGTTGTCGCCGGTTCGGACGAGGTCGGCGATGCGGAATATGATCTGGTCAACCAGCTGGAAATGAAAAAAACACCGGAGCAGGAAGAAGATATTTCCATCGCCCGCCTGATGCCGCTGAAAGAGGCGATGGAAAAAGTGGAGGAAATTCTTTTCAAGCGCGCCTATCAGGAGTCCGGCAGCATTGAAAAGACGGCTGAGCTGCTGGGGGTCAATCCTTCCACGATCTACAGGAAGATCAACAAGGGCCGGGTTCGTCTCAAATGA
- a CDS encoding formylmethanofuran dehydrogenase has protein sequence MPAADKKQQMPDDLKRCVEFHGHICPGLIYGYRVAREAMKLMKLKRAVDEEVVAVCENDSCAVDALQVLLGTAAGKGNLIIRDFGKNAYTVLSRSKRQAYRFSRKTHYAYAGKDKNAFDRLSAALAVGTATEDDRRDLRRLKVADLLARPFTEIFTVARVPFDEPLYAPLAPSEPCAGCGEMTMAAKMVKLNDGRQVCIPCSEKSCK, from the coding sequence ATGCCAGCCGCGGATAAAAAACAGCAGATGCCGGATGATCTGAAAAGGTGCGTGGAATTTCACGGACACATCTGTCCCGGCCTGATCTATGGCTATCGCGTAGCCCGGGAGGCCATGAAATTAATGAAGCTCAAGCGCGCCGTTGATGAGGAAGTGGTGGCCGTTTGCGAAAACGATTCCTGCGCCGTCGATGCCCTTCAGGTTTTGCTGGGCACAGCGGCGGGAAAAGGCAATCTGATCATCAGGGATTTCGGGAAGAACGCTTACACGGTGCTGAGCCGCTCGAAGCGTCAGGCCTATCGGTTTTCCCGAAAAACGCATTACGCATACGCGGGGAAAGACAAGAACGCTTTTGACCGGCTTTCGGCTGCGTTGGCCGTCGGGACGGCGACGGAGGATGACCGGCGTGATTTAAGACGTTTGAAGGTGGCTGATCTGCTGGCGCGTCCTTTCACCGAAATCTTTACCGTCGCCCGGGTGCCTTTTGATGAGCCGCTCTACGCGCCGCTCGCGCCATCCGAACCTTGCGCCGGATGCGGCGAAATGACGATGGCGGCCAAGATGGTAAAATTAAACGACGGGAGGCAAGTCTGCATTCCCTGTTCGGAAAAAAGTTGTAAATGA